One segment of Curtobacterium sp. MR_MD2014 DNA contains the following:
- a CDS encoding metal ABC transporter ATP-binding protein: MLALRDAALSYGSRTLWSHLDLDLAPGEFVAVLGPNGAGKTSLLRTVLGQQRLTGGTMSFLGQPVRRGHRRIGYIPQQRLMESGTPLRARDMIAQGVTGSRWGVLPASRAERARVDRILDEVGATAFADAPVAELSGGEQQRTRVGQAIAADPALLLCDEPLISLDLRHQRGVTELIDRQRRQQDAAVLFVTHDVNPILDVVDRVLYIAGGRFRIGAPDEVLRADVLSDLYGTPVDVVRTMGRIVIVGANEAHDQTGAHHHCDADPHTTTPDEGRI, from the coding sequence GTGCTCGCCCTCCGTGACGCGGCGCTCTCGTACGGGTCGCGGACCCTCTGGTCGCACCTCGACCTCGACCTGGCGCCGGGCGAGTTCGTCGCCGTGCTCGGACCGAACGGCGCCGGCAAGACCTCGCTCCTGCGCACCGTGCTCGGCCAGCAGCGCCTGACGGGCGGGACGATGTCGTTCCTCGGGCAGCCCGTCCGTCGCGGGCACCGGAGGATCGGGTACATCCCGCAGCAGCGCCTCATGGAGTCCGGCACGCCCCTGCGCGCACGGGACATGATCGCCCAGGGGGTGACCGGCTCCCGGTGGGGTGTCCTGCCCGCCAGCCGGGCCGAGCGCGCTCGGGTCGACCGCATCCTCGACGAGGTCGGTGCGACCGCGTTCGCCGACGCCCCGGTGGCCGAGCTGTCCGGCGGTGAGCAGCAGCGCACCCGCGTCGGACAGGCCATCGCCGCGGACCCCGCACTGCTCCTCTGCGACGAGCCGCTCATCTCGCTCGACCTCCGCCACCAGCGGGGCGTCACCGAGCTCATCGACCGGCAGCGTCGGCAGCAGGACGCCGCCGTGCTCTTCGTCACCCACGACGTCAACCCGATCCTCGACGTCGTCGACCGGGTCCTCTACATCGCCGGCGGGCGCTTCCGCATCGGCGCCCCCGACGAGGTCCTGCGTGCCGACGTGCTGAGCGACCTCTACGGCACCCCGGTCGACGTCGTCCGCACCATGGGACGGATCGTCATCGTCGGCGCGAACGAGGCCCACGACCAGACCGGGGCGCACCACCACTGCGATGCCGACCCGCACACCACCACCCCGGACGAAGGACGCATCTGA
- a CDS encoding metal ABC transporter permease — MDVLSTVFSFQDYGELLVLVQNSIWAGAVLGIVGGLIGPFVVARNMPFAVHGISELSFAGASAALLFGVNVVTGSLVGSVVAALLIGLLGSRARDRNSIIAVLMPFGLGLGILCLALYKGRAANKFGLLTGQIVSVDNPQLTSLVVVSAIVVVTLLVIWRPLMFSSVDPDVAAAAGVPVRTLAIVFMLALGLATAVSVQIVGALLVLSLLVTPAAAALRLTSHPVVVPVLSTVFAVVSVVGGILLALGGGLPISPYVTTISFVIWVVCRIVGSRRDRRGRDRIADREQTDGGVPRLPTGTDASTDATRREGVTA; from the coding sequence ATGGACGTGCTGTCGACCGTCTTCTCGTTCCAGGACTACGGCGAGCTCCTGGTCCTCGTCCAGAACTCGATCTGGGCCGGCGCCGTGCTCGGCATCGTCGGCGGGCTCATCGGCCCGTTCGTCGTCGCGCGGAACATGCCGTTCGCGGTGCACGGCATCTCGGAACTGTCCTTCGCCGGGGCCAGCGCCGCCCTGCTGTTCGGCGTCAACGTGGTCACCGGGTCGCTCGTCGGCTCCGTCGTCGCGGCGCTGCTCATCGGGCTGCTCGGCTCGCGGGCCCGCGACCGCAACTCGATCATCGCCGTGCTCATGCCGTTCGGTCTCGGGCTCGGCATCCTCTGCCTCGCGCTGTACAAGGGCCGGGCGGCGAACAAGTTCGGGCTGCTGACCGGGCAGATCGTCTCGGTCGACAACCCGCAGCTGACCTCGCTGGTCGTCGTCTCCGCGATCGTCGTCGTGACGCTCCTGGTGATCTGGCGCCCGCTGATGTTCTCGTCGGTCGATCCCGACGTCGCGGCCGCTGCCGGGGTGCCCGTGCGGACCCTCGCGATCGTGTTCATGCTCGCGCTCGGGCTCGCGACCGCGGTGTCGGTGCAGATCGTCGGCGCGCTGCTGGTGCTCTCGCTGCTCGTCACCCCCGCTGCCGCCGCGCTCCGCCTGACCTCGCACCCGGTCGTCGTCCCGGTGCTCTCGACGGTGTTCGCGGTCGTGTCGGTCGTCGGTGGCATCCTGCTCGCACTCGGCGGCGGACTGCCGATCAGCCCCTACGTCACGACGATCTCGTTCGTGATCTGGGTCGTCTGCCGGATCGTCGGCAGCCGCAGGGACAGACGCGGACGCGACCGCATCGCGGACCGTGAGCAGACCGACGGAGGCGTGCCGCGCCTCCCGACCGGGACCGACGCGTCGACCGACGCGACCCGCAGGGAAGGAGTCACCGCGTGA
- a CDS encoding Fur family transcriptional regulator: MNAVQKPKRNTWQREAVRSALSGTEGFVSAQALHQHLRDGGSTIGLATVYRALADLATEGDADSLQQDGESLYRACTTDAHHHHLICRNCGRTVEIEADPVERWAQEVAAANGFTNASHVVDIFGECAVCTAARTGE, from the coding sequence GTGAACGCCGTGCAGAAGCCGAAGCGGAACACCTGGCAGCGGGAGGCCGTGCGCAGCGCGCTCTCCGGCACCGAGGGGTTCGTCAGTGCGCAGGCACTCCACCAGCACCTCCGGGACGGTGGTTCCACGATCGGGCTGGCGACCGTGTACCGGGCGCTCGCCGACCTGGCGACCGAGGGCGACGCCGACTCGCTGCAGCAGGACGGTGAGTCGCTGTACCGCGCGTGCACGACCGACGCGCACCACCACCACCTGATCTGCCGGAACTGCGGCCGCACGGTCGAGATCGAGGCGGACCCGGTCGAACGGTGGGCGCAGGAGGTCGCGGCGGCGAACGGCTTCACGAACGCCAGCCACGTCGTCGACATCTTCGGCGAGTGCGCGGTCTGCACCGCGGCGCGCACCGGCGAGTAG
- a CDS encoding alpha/beta fold hydrolase, whose protein sequence is MHVILVPGFWLDASAWDEVAPVLQEAGHSVQAITRTGDTLDEQVAGIVAVLDAVATPDEPVALAGHSGAGPMVLMAADRRPSLVAHLLYVDTFPGPDGAVVNDELPVVDGVVPLPSWDVWEPATVRDVTPAVREDLERRAVPEPAAVASDPFHYTDPARHAIPATVVSCEVPATDLAAMVAEHHAWTTELVAVEDLTIVGLETGHWPMVTAPRELGALLVQALAPRPTAGP, encoded by the coding sequence ATGCACGTCATCCTGGTGCCCGGGTTCTGGCTCGACGCGAGCGCGTGGGACGAGGTGGCGCCCGTGCTGCAGGAGGCCGGACACTCCGTCCAGGCGATCACGCGGACGGGCGACACGCTCGACGAGCAGGTCGCCGGGATCGTGGCGGTCCTCGACGCCGTGGCCACGCCGGACGAGCCCGTCGCGCTCGCCGGGCACTCGGGTGCGGGTCCGATGGTGCTCATGGCCGCCGACCGACGACCGTCGCTCGTGGCGCACCTGCTCTACGTCGACACGTTCCCCGGGCCGGACGGCGCCGTCGTCAACGACGAACTGCCCGTGGTCGACGGGGTCGTACCGCTGCCGTCGTGGGACGTCTGGGAGCCCGCGACCGTGCGTGACGTGACGCCCGCGGTGCGGGAGGACCTCGAGCGCCGGGCGGTCCCGGAGCCCGCGGCCGTGGCGTCCGACCCCTTCCACTACACCGACCCCGCGCGGCACGCGATCCCGGCGACGGTGGTGTCGTGCGAGGTCCCGGCGACGGACCTCGCGGCGATGGTGGCGGAGCACCACGCGTGGACGACGGAGCTCGTCGCCGTCGAGGACCTGACGATCGTGGGGCTCGAGACCGGGCACTGGCCGATGGTCACGGCTCCGCGGGAGCTCGGCGCGCTGCTGGTGCAGGCGCTGGCGCCGCGGCCGACCGCGGGACCGTAG
- the rpmB gene encoding 50S ribosomal protein L28 has protein sequence MAAVCQVTGATPGFGHNISHSHRRTKRRFDPNVQKKTYYVPSLRRNVTLTLSAKGIKVIDARGIESVVKDLLARGEKI, from the coding sequence ATGGCAGCAGTGTGCCAGGTGACCGGAGCCACCCCCGGCTTCGGACACAACATCTCGCACTCGCACCGCCGGACGAAGCGTCGCTTCGACCCGAACGTGCAGAAGAAGACGTACTACGTGCCCTCGCTTCGTCGTAACGTCACGCTCACGCTCAGCGCTAAGGGCATCAAGGTGATCGACGCACGCGGCATCGAGTCCGTCGTCAAGGATCTCCTCGCCCGTGGGGAGAAGATCTGA
- the rpmG gene encoding 50S ribosomal protein L33, which yields MAKKGQDVRPIIKLRSTAGTGFTYVTKKNRRNNPDRLVLKKYDPVIRKHVDFREER from the coding sequence ATGGCCAAGAAGGGTCAGGACGTCCGTCCGATCATCAAGCTCCGCTCCACCGCGGGGACCGGGTTCACCTACGTGACCAAGAAGAACCGTCGCAACAACCCGGACCGCCTCGTGCTCAAGAAGTACGACCCGGTGATCCGCAAGCACGTCGACTTCCGTGAGGAGCGCTAA
- the rpsN gene encoding 30S ribosomal protein S14, whose protein sequence is MAKKSKIAKNNQRAEVIARYAERRLELKKALVDPNGTDESREAARVGLQKLPRDASPVRYRNRDAIDGRPRGHLGEYGISRVRFRDMAHRGELPGITKSSW, encoded by the coding sequence ATGGCGAAGAAGAGCAAGATCGCGAAGAACAACCAGCGCGCCGAGGTCATCGCGCGCTACGCCGAGCGTCGTCTCGAGCTGAAGAAGGCCCTCGTGGACCCGAACGGCACCGACGAGTCGCGTGAGGCCGCCCGCGTCGGCCTGCAGAAGCTCCCGCGCGACGCGTCGCCGGTCCGCTACCGCAACCGCGACGCCATCGACGGTCGCCCCCGTGGCCACCTCGGTGAGTACGGCATCAGCCGTGTCCGCTTCCGCGACATGGCCCACCGTGGCGAGCTGCCGGGCATCACGAAGAGCTCCTGGTAA
- a CDS encoding HU family DNA-binding protein: protein MADKSLNRTELVAAVAQESGQSQATVNGVVDALFSVVSSSVADGTKVTIPGWIAFEKTHRAARTGRNPQTGDAIEIAASDSVKVSAGSKLKAAVK from the coding sequence ATGGCTGACAAGTCACTGAACCGCACCGAGCTCGTCGCTGCCGTCGCGCAGGAGTCCGGCCAGAGCCAGGCCACCGTCAACGGCGTCGTCGACGCGCTGTTCAGCGTCGTCTCGTCGTCGGTCGCCGACGGCACCAAGGTCACGATCCCGGGCTGGATCGCCTTCGAGAAGACCCACCGCGCCGCGCGCACCGGCCGCAACCCGCAGACGGGTGACGCCATCGAGATCGCCGCGAGCGACTCGGTCAAGGTCAGCGCCGGCTCGAAGCTCAAGGCTGCCGTCAAGTAG
- a CDS encoding cytochrome c oxidase assembly protein has protein sequence MDRIVRIAGPAVLLLVGFVSLLVALVIGGGADRALIADPGAVVRFGLPIARLVVDLSAAATIGGLALTVVGLSRTRPEWNRAIDVAAGAAGVWTVAAAATTFFTFLSVAGSALSLDEQFGQSMGVFLTGTDLGTAWLVSVLIAAAVTVLCFAVRGRGMVALTAGVAMVGLVPLAQQGHAAGTASHDSAVTALGLHLVGAALWVGGLLLVVLLRNVLPGDRLPLVVARYSSIALGCFVLVAVSGTASAIIRIGSPANLASPYGVLVLVKTAALVGIGVLGAVQRRRAIRSLCDAPERRGAFWTLVLVELAVMGIASGFAAALGRTATPAGEVALSKTTNPTPAELLTDDPLPAAPGSWGWLAAWNIDLFWLLAAVLAAAAYTAGVVRLRRRGVSWPVRRSVAAAIAVVTLVLATSGSLHTYDRFLVSANVGAHVLLGLVVPALLWAAAPVQLIRSAVHPRDDGSTGVREWTGLLVDNGVVRYLAQPFPSFVLLAAVWWGLYATQVLRWSVSDPSGRTLVDVGLLLVGLSAVPTLLTPVAAGARAASTGAALVRIAGAVVVAAGTVSLGIAMQGPLGLLQASWFGAMGREWGPTPIDDQARAGVVLVVAGIALLVTVVVVTVLRLRGDRPEADRAPATGSASTAPDPAPASGTAER, from the coding sequence GTGGACCGGATCGTACGCATCGCCGGCCCCGCCGTGCTGCTGCTCGTCGGGTTCGTCTCCCTCCTCGTCGCCCTCGTGATCGGCGGCGGGGCGGATCGCGCGCTCATCGCCGACCCGGGCGCGGTCGTGCGCTTCGGGCTGCCGATCGCCCGGCTCGTCGTCGACCTGTCCGCGGCAGCGACCATCGGCGGGCTCGCGCTCACCGTCGTCGGACTCTCCCGCACCCGCCCCGAGTGGAACCGCGCGATCGACGTCGCCGCCGGTGCCGCCGGGGTCTGGACCGTCGCCGCCGCCGCGACGACCTTCTTCACGTTCCTGTCCGTCGCCGGGTCGGCCCTCAGCCTCGACGAGCAGTTCGGCCAGTCGATGGGGGTCTTCCTCACCGGCACCGACCTCGGCACCGCGTGGCTGGTCTCCGTGCTCATCGCCGCCGCCGTGACGGTGCTCTGCTTCGCCGTCCGCGGGCGGGGCATGGTCGCGCTCACCGCCGGCGTCGCGATGGTCGGGCTCGTGCCGCTCGCGCAGCAGGGGCACGCCGCGGGTACCGCGAGCCACGACTCGGCGGTGACCGCGCTCGGGCTGCACCTGGTCGGCGCGGCCCTGTGGGTCGGTGGCCTGCTGCTCGTCGTGCTCCTGCGGAACGTGCTGCCCGGTGACCGGTTGCCGCTCGTCGTCGCGCGGTACTCGAGCATCGCGCTCGGCTGCTTCGTGCTCGTCGCGGTGTCGGGGACGGCGTCGGCGATCATCCGGATCGGCTCCCCGGCGAACCTCGCCAGCCCGTACGGCGTGCTCGTGCTCGTGAAGACCGCCGCGCTCGTCGGCATCGGCGTGCTCGGCGCGGTGCAACGTCGTCGTGCGATCCGGTCGCTCTGCGACGCCCCGGAGCGCCGCGGTGCGTTCTGGACCCTCGTGCTCGTCGAACTCGCCGTGATGGGCATCGCGAGCGGGTTCGCCGCAGCGCTCGGACGGACCGCGACGCCGGCCGGCGAGGTCGCCCTCAGCAAGACGACGAACCCGACCCCGGCCGAGCTGCTGACCGACGACCCGCTCCCCGCGGCGCCGGGGTCGTGGGGTTGGCTCGCTGCCTGGAACATCGACCTGTTCTGGCTGCTGGCCGCCGTGCTCGCCGCTGCCGCGTACACCGCCGGCGTGGTCCGACTGCGGCGTCGTGGTGTCTCCTGGCCGGTGCGCCGCTCCGTCGCCGCCGCGATCGCGGTCGTCACGCTGGTCCTGGCGACGTCGGGATCGCTGCACACCTACGACCGCTTCCTGGTGTCCGCCAACGTCGGCGCGCACGTGCTGCTCGGCCTGGTCGTCCCCGCACTCCTCTGGGCGGCCGCGCCCGTGCAGCTCATCCGGTCCGCCGTGCACCCGCGCGACGACGGCTCGACGGGCGTCCGCGAGTGGACGGGCCTGCTCGTCGACAACGGCGTGGTGCGGTACCTGGCGCAGCCGTTCCCGTCCTTCGTGCTCCTGGCTGCGGTCTGGTGGGGGCTCTACGCCACCCAGGTCCTGCGCTGGTCGGTGAGCGACCCGTCCGGCCGCACCCTGGTCGACGTCGGGCTGCTGCTCGTCGGGCTGTCCGCCGTGCCCACGCTCCTCACCCCGGTGGCCGCTGGTGCCCGGGCGGCGAGCACCGGCGCGGCGCTCGTGCGGATCGCGGGCGCGGTCGTCGTGGCGGCGGGCACCGTCTCGCTCGGCATCGCGATGCAGGGGCCGCTCGGCCTGCTCCAGGCGTCGTGGTTCGGCGCGATGGGCCGCGAGTGGGGCCCGACCCCGATCGACGACCAGGCCCGGGCCGGAGTCGTGCTCGTCGTCGCGGGGATCGCGCTGCTCGTGACGGTCGTCGTCGTCACGGTGCTCCGACTACGCGGCGACCGACCCGAGGCCGACCGCGCGCCCGCCACCGGGTCGGCGAGCACGGCACCGGACCCGGCACCGGCGTCCGGGACGGCCGAGCGGTGA
- a CDS encoding ATP-dependent DNA helicase has protein sequence MSVELSAEQRAVFEYIEHTRDHVFITGRAGTGKSTLLNHLSWNTEKQVVICAPTGVAALNVGGQTIHSLFRLPIGLIADAELRQGPETRKLLNTIDTLVIDEVSMVNADLLDAMDRSLRKARGRQFEAFGGVQVVMFGDPYQLPPVPGDGDERAYFTDHYRSMWFFDAKVWLEAELHIVELATVHRQRDDAFAAMLTAVRHGRVTADIAGQLNTAGARPAPDDAITLATRNDTVARINKAALDRLPGTVKTARADVNGDFGGRNFPADEALELKPGAHVMFLRNDPDQRWVNGTLGVVTTIRDTVWVDVDGESFEVQPSVWEKFKYSYDPDKKELKKDTVGEFQQFPLRLAWAVTIHKSQGSTYDRAVVDLGNRVFSAGQTYVALSRLTSLEGLYLTRPLRPQDIIVDLDVRRFMSEAPRVVATELEAAPGPDGD, from the coding sequence GTGAGCGTCGAGCTCAGCGCCGAACAGCGGGCGGTGTTCGAGTACATCGAGCACACCCGCGACCACGTCTTCATCACCGGACGCGCGGGCACGGGCAAGTCGACGCTCCTCAACCACCTGTCGTGGAACACCGAGAAGCAGGTCGTCATCTGCGCTCCGACCGGCGTCGCCGCGCTCAACGTCGGCGGGCAGACGATCCACTCGCTGTTCCGGCTGCCGATCGGGCTCATCGCCGACGCCGAGCTCCGTCAGGGGCCGGAGACCCGGAAGCTCCTCAACACGATCGACACCCTCGTCATCGACGAGGTCTCGATGGTGAACGCCGACCTGCTCGACGCCATGGACCGGTCGCTCCGCAAGGCCCGCGGGCGGCAGTTCGAGGCGTTCGGCGGCGTGCAGGTCGTCATGTTCGGTGACCCGTACCAGCTGCCGCCCGTCCCGGGCGACGGCGACGAGCGGGCGTACTTCACGGACCACTACCGGTCGATGTGGTTCTTCGACGCGAAGGTCTGGCTCGAGGCCGAGCTGCACATCGTCGAGCTCGCGACCGTGCACCGGCAGCGTGACGACGCCTTCGCTGCGATGCTCACCGCGGTGCGGCACGGTCGGGTCACGGCCGACATCGCCGGACAGCTCAACACGGCCGGAGCCCGGCCGGCGCCCGACGACGCCATCACCCTGGCGACCCGGAACGACACGGTCGCGCGGATCAACAAGGCGGCCCTCGACCGGCTGCCGGGCACGGTGAAGACCGCCAGGGCCGACGTCAACGGCGACTTCGGCGGGCGGAACTTCCCGGCGGACGAGGCGCTCGAGCTGAAGCCCGGCGCGCACGTCATGTTCCTCCGCAACGACCCCGACCAGCGCTGGGTGAACGGCACGCTCGGCGTCGTGACCACCATCCGGGACACCGTGTGGGTCGACGTCGACGGGGAGTCCTTCGAGGTCCAGCCGTCCGTGTGGGAGAAGTTCAAGTACTCCTACGACCCGGACAAGAAGGAACTGAAGAAGGACACCGTGGGGGAGTTCCAGCAGTTCCCCCTGCGCCTGGCCTGGGCCGTGACGATCCACAAGTCCCAGGGCTCGACGTACGACCGCGCCGTGGTCGACCTCGGCAACCGGGTCTTCAGCGCCGGGCAGACGTACGTGGCGCTGTCGCGGCTGACGTCGCTCGAGGGGCTCTACCTGACCCGTCCGCTGCGGCCGCAGGACATCATCGTGGACCTCGACGTCCGACGCTTCATGTCGGAGGCGCCGCGGGTCGTGGCGACCGAGCTCGAGGCAGCGCCCGGCCCCGACGGCGACTGA
- a CDS encoding DUF4383 domain-containing protein: MAIKEPSITASPNRGLALTVGSLLALWGFLGFFFAADGDPGFFSREGGMLWNAFGVNPAMCLLWILLAVVLLITSLGTTIGARNGNRLVGVVLVVMAVYGFALGGTSANVFALTFADNLFHAIIGVVLLLTAFGADRENVRAIRAAQRA; this comes from the coding sequence GTGGCCATCAAGGAACCCAGCATCACGGCGTCGCCGAACCGGGGCCTCGCCCTGACGGTGGGATCGCTCCTGGCGCTCTGGGGCTTCCTCGGCTTCTTCTTCGCCGCCGACGGCGACCCGGGCTTCTTCAGCCGCGAGGGCGGGATGCTCTGGAACGCGTTCGGCGTCAACCCGGCGATGTGCCTGCTCTGGATCCTGCTCGCCGTCGTGCTGCTCATCACGAGCCTCGGCACCACCATCGGTGCGCGGAACGGCAACCGTCTGGTCGGCGTCGTGCTCGTCGTCATGGCGGTGTACGGCTTCGCGCTCGGTGGCACCTCGGCGAACGTCTTCGCGCTGACCTTCGCGGACAACCTGTTCCACGCGATCATCGGCGTCGTCCTGCTCCTCACCGCCTTCGGTGCGGACCGCGAGAACGTCCGTGCGATCCGGGCGGCCCAGCGCGCCTGA
- a CDS encoding phosphatase PAP2 family protein yields the protein MTRTPERTAPESRGPLVSRRLRWGLLAALGFVIVPLVYAVAVLTPVGQRVEDAALGGVRESDLFGSDTALNVISVPVILLLVVVIAAVAFARRRLAVGLGAGVVVLASAATSTLVKRIAERPEIAQSETPNSYPSGHATIALAALFAVLLVTPRRWRPVVTIVGAAYAVFVANQTVVYGWHRVSDIVGACAIALFWLGLVRAVGPRVDRGERGDRDGRRGPRRLVTALLLVATGVGLLVGVVAVVAGLAGIADLHDAVLVAGRMASSVSVLAVVTVVWLADGLHHAAQTDERALPPRR from the coding sequence GTGACCCGCACGCCCGAACGCACCGCGCCCGAGTCGCGCGGACCGTTGGTCTCGCGGCGCTTGCGGTGGGGGCTGCTGGCGGCTCTGGGGTTCGTGATCGTGCCTCTCGTCTACGCCGTCGCCGTGCTGACGCCGGTCGGGCAGCGGGTCGAGGACGCCGCGCTCGGCGGGGTCCGGGAGTCCGACCTGTTCGGGTCGGACACTGCACTGAACGTCATCTCGGTGCCGGTCATCCTGTTGCTGGTGGTCGTGATCGCCGCCGTCGCGTTCGCCCGGCGCCGGCTCGCGGTCGGACTCGGAGCGGGCGTCGTGGTGCTCGCGTCGGCAGCCACCTCGACTCTCGTGAAGCGTATCGCCGAGCGCCCGGAGATCGCCCAGTCGGAGACGCCCAACTCGTACCCTTCCGGACACGCGACGATCGCGCTCGCGGCACTGTTCGCCGTGCTCCTCGTGACGCCCCGGCGCTGGCGACCGGTGGTGACGATCGTGGGGGCTGCCTACGCCGTGTTCGTGGCGAACCAGACGGTCGTGTACGGCTGGCACCGGGTGAGTGACATCGTCGGGGCCTGCGCGATCGCCCTGTTCTGGCTCGGGCTCGTCCGTGCCGTCGGACCGCGGGTCGACCGCGGGGAGCGCGGTGACCGGGACGGGCGTCGGGGACCCCGTCGCCTGGTGACCGCGTTGCTCCTGGTCGCGACGGGCGTCGGTCTGCTCGTCGGGGTGGTCGCCGTGGTCGCGGGCCTGGCCGGGATCGCCGACCTGCACGATGCGGTCCTGGTCGCGGGCCGCATGGCGTCGAGCGTGAGCGTGCTGGCGGTCGTCACGGTCGTGTGGCTCGCTGACGGGCTCCACCACGCCGCGCAGACGGACGAACGCGCCCTGCCGCCCCGCCGCTGA
- a CDS encoding CE1758 family FMN-dependent luciferase-like monooxygenase, with protein sequence MQFGIFTVSDVTTDPTTGTTPDDTQRVRDILTIAEHADQAGLDVFATGEHHNPPFVASSPTTMLGYLAGRTEHITLSTSTTLVTTNDPVRIAEEYAMLQVISDGRMDLMMGRGNTGPVYPWFGQDIRQGVNLAIENYALIRQLWENDVVNWQGKFRTPLQGFTSTPRPLDGVAPFVWHGSIRTPEIAEQAAYYGDGFLHNNIFWPIQHTEQMVGLYRQRFEHYGHGTADQAIVGLGGQFFARKNSQDAWDEFRPYFDNAPVYGHGPSMEDFTAQTPLTVGSPQQVIDRYATMKDHVGHYQRQMFLIDHAGLPLKTVLEQIDILAEDIVPELRRINEADRPAHVPSDPPSHADRVAAALAAGTAASDHVAAEDEWTGASV encoded by the coding sequence ATGCAGTTCGGGATCTTCACCGTCAGCGACGTCACGACGGACCCCACGACCGGCACCACGCCGGACGACACCCAGCGCGTCCGGGACATCCTGACGATCGCCGAGCACGCGGACCAGGCCGGCCTCGACGTCTTCGCCACCGGCGAGCACCACAACCCGCCGTTCGTCGCCTCGAGCCCGACGACGATGCTCGGCTACCTGGCCGGTCGGACGGAACACATCACCCTGTCCACGAGCACGACCCTCGTCACCACGAACGACCCGGTCCGCATCGCCGAGGAGTACGCGATGCTCCAGGTCATCAGCGACGGCCGCATGGACCTCATGATGGGCCGCGGCAACACCGGTCCGGTCTACCCGTGGTTCGGGCAGGACATCCGTCAGGGCGTGAACCTGGCCATCGAGAACTACGCGCTCATCCGCCAGCTGTGGGAGAACGACGTCGTGAACTGGCAGGGGAAGTTCCGCACCCCGCTGCAGGGCTTCACCTCGACCCCGCGTCCGCTCGACGGGGTCGCGCCCTTCGTGTGGCACGGCTCGATCCGCACGCCGGAGATCGCCGAGCAGGCCGCGTACTACGGCGACGGCTTCCTGCACAACAACATCTTCTGGCCGATCCAGCACACCGAGCAGATGGTCGGTCTGTACCGCCAGCGCTTCGAGCACTACGGGCACGGCACGGCCGACCAGGCGATCGTCGGCCTCGGCGGGCAGTTCTTCGCCCGGAAGAACTCGCAGGACGCCTGGGACGAGTTCCGCCCCTACTTCGACAACGCCCCGGTGTACGGCCACGGCCCGTCGATGGAGGACTTCACCGCCCAGACCCCGCTCACCGTCGGCTCGCCGCAGCAGGTCATCGACCGCTACGCCACGATGAAGGACCACGTCGGGCACTACCAGCGCCAGATGTTCCTCATCGACCACGCCGGGCTGCCGCTCAAGACGGTGCTCGAGCAGATCGACATCCTGGCCGAGGACATCGTCCCCGAGCTCCGGAGGATCAACGAGGCGGACCGTCCGGCGCACGTGCCGTCCGACCCGCCCTCGCACGCCGACCGTGTGGCCGCCGCGCTCGCCGCGGGGACCGCGGCGAGCGACCACGTCGCGGCCGAGGACGAGTGGACGGGTGCGTCCGTCTGA
- a CDS encoding DMT family transporter, which translates to MAWLVLFVSAALETVWATALGASDGFTVPGPTALFAVTIVVSLVAFGYVLQHIPISTAYAVWTGTGAALTVLWGMATGAEPVTFLRLLFIAGIVGCVVGLKLVPARPVAPAPEPGASTAPQQSPRA; encoded by the coding sequence GTGGCATGGCTCGTCCTGTTCGTCAGCGCGGCGCTCGAGACCGTCTGGGCCACGGCCCTCGGCGCCAGCGACGGCTTCACCGTCCCCGGCCCGACCGCCCTCTTCGCGGTCACGATCGTCGTGAGCCTGGTCGCGTTCGGGTACGTGCTGCAGCACATCCCGATCAGCACCGCCTACGCGGTGTGGACGGGCACCGGCGCGGCCCTCACCGTCCTGTGGGGCATGGCGACCGGCGCCGAGCCCGTCACGTTCCTGCGCCTGCTCTTCATCGCCGGCATCGTCGGGTGCGTCGTCGGCCTCAAGCTGGTGCCGGCCCGCCCGGTGGCGCCGGCCCCGGAGCCCGGGGCCAGCACCGCTCCGCAGCAGTCGCCCCGCGCGTAG
- a CDS encoding DMT family transporter, with protein MAWVVLVLSGVLEAVWATALSASNGFKKVVPTVVFVAGMVLSMVGLAFAMKAIPVGTAYAVWVGIGASLTVVVAILRRQEAASVARVALVLGLVACVVGLKVVS; from the coding sequence ATGGCATGGGTCGTGCTCGTCCTGTCCGGTGTGCTCGAAGCGGTGTGGGCCACCGCGCTGAGCGCGTCGAACGGGTTCAAGAAGGTGGTGCCGACGGTCGTGTTCGTGGCCGGCATGGTGCTCAGCATGGTGGGCCTCGCGTTCGCCATGAAGGCGATCCCGGTCGGCACGGCCTACGCCGTGTGGGTCGGCATCGGGGCGTCGCTGACGGTCGTGGTCGCGATCCTCCGCCGCCAGGAGGCCGCTTCCGTCGCCCGTGTCGCCCTCGTCCTCGGCCTGGTCGCCTGCGTGGTCGGCCTCAAGGTGGTGAGCTGA